A genomic window from Sorex araneus isolate mSorAra2 chromosome 2, mSorAra2.pri, whole genome shotgun sequence includes:
- the LOC129401728 gene encoding keratin-associated protein 6-3-like, whose protein sequence is MEQLQTNEISHNSSNGMTAMLGPTQTEVYKRPCAGSLGRLKSLTLLLYPRTTSTTSTMCGYYGNYYGGRGYGCCGYGGLGYGYGGRGYGCCGYGGLGCGYGGRGYGCCGYGGLGYGYGGLGCGYGSCYGSGYRGLGCGYGCGYGYGCGSGFGYY, encoded by the coding sequence ATGGAGCAATTACAGACTAATGAGATTAGTCATAACTCATCCAATGGCATGACAGCTATGCTGGGTCCCACCCAGACTGAGGTATATAAAAGGCCCTGTGCAGGGTCACTGGGCAGACTGAAGTCACTCACTCTCCTCCTCTACCCAAGGACAACCTCAACAACCAGCACCATGTGTGGCTACTACGGAAACTACTATGGAGGCCGTGGCTATGGATGCTGTGGCTATGGTGGCCTGGGCTATGGCTATGGAGGCCGTGGCTATGGATGCTGTGGCTATGGCGGCCTTGGCTGTGGCTATGGAGGCCGTGGCTATGGATGCTGTGGCTATGGCGGCCTGGGCTATGGCTATGGAGGCCTGGGCTGTGGCTATGGCTCCTGCTATGGCTCTGGCTACCGTGGTCTGGGCTGTGGCTACGGCTGTGGTTATGGCTATGGATGCGGTTCTGGCTTTGGCTACTATTGA
- the LOC129401729 gene encoding keratin-associated protein 6-3-like — translation MTAMLGPTQTEVYKRPCAGSLGRLKSLTLLLYPRTTSTTSTMCGYYGNYYGGRGYGCCGYGGLGYGYGGRGYGCCGYGGLGCGYGGLGYGYGGLGCGYGSCYGSGYRGLGCGYGCGYGYGSGFGYY, via the coding sequence ATGACAGCTATGTTGGGTCCCACCCAGACTGAGGTATATAAAAGGCCCTGTGCAGGGTCACTGGGCAGACTGAAGTCACTCACTCTCCTCCTCTACCCAAGGACAACCTCAACAACCAGCACCATGTGTGGCTACTACGGAAACTACTATGGAGGCCGTGGCTATGGATGCTGTGGCTACGGCGGCCTGGGCTATGGCTATGGAGGCCGTGGCTATGGATGCTGTGGCTATGGCGGCCTTGGCTGTGGCTATGGCGGCCTGGGCTATGGCTATGGAGGCCTGGGCTGTGGCTATGGCTCCTGCTATGGCTCTGGCTACCGTGGTCTGGGCTGTGGCTATGGCTGTGGTTATGGCTATGGTTCAGGCTTTGGCTACTATTAA